The genomic interval ATACCAGGTATTTTCAAGCATAAATACTTTATCGCCTACACCAATTCCTAAAGCGCCACCAGAAGCCCCTTCACCAATAATATAGCAAATAATAGGTACTTCCAATTTAGCCATTTCAAATAAGTTTCGGGCAATGGCTTCTGCCTGTCCTCGTTCTTCAGCTTCAATACCAGGATAAGCACCTGGAGTGTCGATTAATGTAACCACCGGAATGCCAAATTTTTCGGCAGTTTTCATAAGACGTAGTGCTTTTCTATATCCATCTGGATTTGCCATTCCAAAATTTCGAAATTGTCGCAACTTTGTAGTATTGCCTTTTTGATGCCCAATGATCATTACAGATTGTTCATCAATTTTAGCAATTCCTCCAACAATCGCTTTGTCATCTTTAACATTTCGATCACCGTGGAGTTCAATAAATTTTGAACACATTACTTTAATATAATCCAATGTGTAAGGCCGATTTGGGTGTCGAGAAAGACTAACCTTTTGCCAACCTGTAAGCTTACTATAGATTTCTTCCCTTTTTTCTTTAATTTTTTCTTCTATTTCTTTAATTTTTCCGGTCATATCAATATCGCTGTCATCAGCAATTTTCTGAAGCTTCTCTAGTTGGCCATAAAGCGTTTCTAAAGGCTTTTCAAAATCCATAAAAATCATATAATCAAAGGTTTATGGCAATTAAGCAGTTAAAAATGGAAACCATTTCAAAAAGCAAGTTAGAACAAAGAAATGGGAGAATTAAATAAAGGATATTTTTTTTGACTCGGGCGAATTAAACTAATTATAATATAAGCATTTATATATTACTTAAAAATTTAATGTAATAACCTAAAGCACATTTTTTGAAAAGTCTAAAGGATATATTTGAATTTAATGCTTCCGATAGTTTTATAAGTATTCTACCATTTTGAATTATTAATATCCTAATATTAGGACATTATTTATAACCAAGTTTTCTAATTTTCAGGAGTCTAAAAACAAGAAGTATTAAGGTTCCCCAAACTGAAAAAATAATAAAACAAGCAACCGAAAGTAGCCAAATTGGAATTTTATCGCCAGTGGCCCATAAACTCCTTTTATTAAAATTATTTTCATAGTTTGTAGCTACGCCCCAAGGAACCATTGTTTCAGCTTCCAGATTTCCATAAGTTTCGTTGTCTTCAACTTTAGCTATTAAAATAAAATTTCCATTAGGATCACCAGGCAATGATTCTTTTGTAAATTCAGTGCTTGCTGTTCCTGTTGAATCTGTTGTAACAGTTTCATCCTCGCCTAAGGGTAACACAGATCCAAGACGTTTCACACCGAGCTTGATTTCAACATCTTTTGCAGGAATCCAGGTATTATCTTTTCGTTCTTCAAAGGAAACAATCACAGAACGTATGTCTGAATCTAAAACGGTATCAATTTTAATCCTTGCAATATTAATTTCTGTTTCAGCTTGACGACTTCCGATTTCAGGAATTGAATCCGTAACTGCAATAAATTTGTGATGGTTTAATTGAACCCATTGATTTTTAAATGTTGTTGGAATATAGCTTATTAAATTTCCATCATGATTTGTTGTTGCTTCTGTTATTAAATTTTTTTCATCCGTTTCATCATCCAGATAAATTTTTATTTTTAAATTTCGAATGGGTTCAATTTTTTTATCAATCTTTAGATTACACTGTGTATTTAAGTATTGCGTTTTGCCCTGAATATTAAAATATTTTATTGAAATGAGAGGCTTTTTAACAGGGACAATGCTATCCTCCTGGCTCCATAAATTATTTTGATTTAAAATCAGAAATAAAATACAAAAAATAGATTTAAATAAGTTGTTCAGCTTGTTCATCGTGTCCAGATATCGTTTCGTGAATAGGAATAATAGGGAATATTCTTGCAAATAGTGTAATGATTAACATGGCTCCTGCTAATGAACCCATTGCGATTGCCCATTCTTGCCAACTTGGAAAATAATGTTTAAATCGATCAGGTACATCCTGCATCGGTAAAAAAGGATGCAATAAAGTTGGAGTTACAATCAGATATCTTTTAAACCAAGCACCCACTACAACCATGATTCCTGCAATAAATACAAAGGTTGGTTTGCGACCTGCTTTGGTTATAAGAATCGTTATTGGAATTAACATTCCTACCACAATTGCAAACCAAAACATGGGAGCATAATCTCCTGCAAATAATTGTGTGAGATGGGCCTCTTCTGGTTTTTTCATTTTAAAGGCAGGTACTAAATATTCATTAACATTAAAATATAAATAAAGAAATGCCAGCATGACCACAGCTTTACCCATTCTATCAAAATGATGTTCCGTAATATAAGATTCAAGATGGTACGCTTTTCTAAAAACATACATAGCAATTACGACTCCTCCAGCACCCACTAGAAAAGCCCCGGAAACAAAATATGCACCAAAATTTGTACTATCCCAGCCAGGCCTATACGTAGTGGCGAATAGCCAGGAAGTTACCGTGTGGATGCAAAATGCCACCGGAATGATCATAATACTAAGGATTTTAATGGAATGATTGTTTATATTATTTTGATCCTTTGAACCTTGCCAAAAGGAACCTAAGAATTGATACACTTTCGGTAGCCACTTTGAATTTGAATTTGCGTTTTTGATG from Saprospiraceae bacterium carries:
- the nrfD gene encoding polysulfide reductase NrfD, producing the protein MGRPERLLNLAIHPRMQSPIMWDVIVIGTYFLISILLLYLPLLPDLKILIKNANSNSKWLPKVYQFLGSFWQGSKDQNNINNHSIKILSIMIIPVAFCIHTVTSWLFATTYRPGWDSTNFGAYFVSGAFLVGAGGVVIAMYVFRKAYHLESYITEHHFDRMGKAVVMLAFLYLYFNVNEYLVPAFKMKKPEEAHLTQLFAGDYAPMFWFAIVVGMLIPITILITKAGRKPTFVFIAGIMVVVGAWFKRYLIVTPTLLHPFLPMQDVPDRFKHYFPSWQEWAIAMGSLAGAMLIITLFARIFPIIPIHETISGHDEQAEQLI
- a CDS encoding acetyl-CoA carboxylase carboxyltransferase subunit alpha, coding for MIFMDFEKPLETLYGQLEKLQKIADDSDIDMTGKIKEIEEKIKEKREEIYSKLTGWQKVSLSRHPNRPYTLDYIKVMCSKFIELHGDRNVKDDKAIVGGIAKIDEQSVMIIGHQKGNTTKLRQFRNFGMANPDGYRKALRLMKTAEKFGIPVVTLIDTPGAYPGIEAEERGQAEAIARNLFEMAKLEVPIICYIIGEGASGGALGIGVGDKVFMLENTWYSVISPESCSSILWRSWNFKEQAAEALKLTADHMEGFGLIDGIVKEPVGGAHSDPQTMANTLKLHILDQVARLSKNTKEQLVNERIEKYNKMGRFIEEKLVSS